From a region of the uncultured Desulfatiglans sp. genome:
- the gspD gene encoding General secretion pathway protein D: MKKRLLSATTIVALALSLLLFAGGCAIPPLGKVTERGGEEAMAEKTPPATSLEASGAEATEARSRRSYSTSVAEIDGAVEPEGPDTLSRTVRGGGPSPAAKTRRLEEGTIFEPAAPVKKGDGSEVVFNFDDADIYEVIKTVGDLLDISYIVGPEVRGKVTIHTAKGLSKADLFPIFNQILDINGLAAVKEGDFYKIIPLKDASRLPVVSRFGREGEIGAAGERIIIQLIPLQFISPDEMTKLLTPFVSANGVILSHPGSNTLVVVDKSLNINKILRLVDVFDINIFDNVHYRIYPLKHMVPEDMGGILEDIFTAYGARENLPMKFIALASLNLLMVVSSTPDVFPRIDSFIAELDVASEEVVHKIYVYYVKNGESSNLAEILQNVFSGEGGSVGGQSAGTSKKTTGSSYSRNPFGESSMRDRDEDERTSSFGSTRETGTSTSTTPKGSTSATLSKGEKTNGGTLKDDVTITADEIRNALIIDAVPSDYRVIAEILKKLDILPRQVLIEATIAEITLDKSDQLGVEWSFGSAVIGKPTSFAATLGASGLKYSLGVTEKWYAELNALASKNKVNVLSSPHVLASDNKEARMDVSREIPVASASYRYSSSTDPVTETSIQYRDTGVILTVTPHINERGLVTMEISQEVSDQSEDVQVAGQKYPSFFKRTVNTTLTVRDGQTLVIGGLIKDKESSSFGGVPCLINAPVLRYLTGTGSESLEKTELIILITPRVIVNDEDVEIVTTEFKDKVRHVTERFQH; encoded by the coding sequence ATGAAAAAAAGGCTGCTGTCTGCAACCACCATCGTTGCCTTGGCCCTGTCACTCCTTCTTTTTGCCGGGGGCTGTGCCATTCCCCCGTTAGGGAAGGTTACGGAACGTGGCGGGGAGGAGGCCATGGCCGAAAAGACGCCTCCCGCCACCTCGCTTGAAGCGTCCGGCGCGGAAGCGACCGAAGCGCGCTCCCGCAGGAGTTATTCTACATCCGTGGCGGAGATCGATGGGGCGGTGGAACCGGAAGGCCCCGACACCCTGTCCCGCACCGTCAGGGGAGGCGGCCCGTCTCCCGCCGCGAAGACGAGGCGGCTGGAGGAAGGGACCATCTTTGAGCCGGCTGCGCCTGTAAAGAAGGGCGACGGCAGCGAGGTGGTCTTCAATTTTGATGACGCCGACATCTATGAGGTCATCAAGACGGTCGGCGATCTTCTCGACATCAGCTACATCGTCGGGCCTGAGGTGCGCGGAAAGGTCACCATCCATACGGCCAAAGGGCTCAGCAAGGCGGATCTGTTCCCCATTTTCAATCAGATCCTGGACATCAACGGCCTTGCGGCGGTGAAGGAAGGGGACTTTTACAAGATCATTCCATTGAAAGACGCCTCGCGCCTGCCGGTGGTATCCCGTTTCGGAAGGGAAGGGGAGATCGGGGCAGCTGGAGAGCGTATCATCATCCAGCTCATCCCGCTGCAGTTCATATCCCCGGACGAGATGACGAAGCTCTTGACGCCCTTCGTGTCGGCCAACGGGGTGATCCTGTCCCACCCCGGCAGCAACACCCTCGTCGTGGTGGACAAGAGCCTCAACATCAACAAGATCCTCCGGCTGGTGGATGTCTTCGACATCAACATCTTCGACAATGTCCACTATCGCATCTACCCCCTGAAGCACATGGTGCCGGAGGACATGGGCGGCATCCTGGAGGATATCTTTACCGCCTACGGGGCGCGTGAAAATCTGCCGATGAAGTTCATCGCCCTCGCGAGCCTCAATCTCCTGATGGTCGTGAGCTCCACACCGGATGTCTTCCCTCGGATCGACAGCTTCATCGCGGAACTGGATGTCGCATCCGAGGAGGTCGTCCACAAGATCTATGTTTACTATGTAAAGAACGGCGAATCCTCCAACCTGGCGGAGATCCTGCAGAACGTCTTCAGCGGCGAGGGGGGGAGCGTCGGCGGCCAGTCAGCCGGGACGAGCAAGAAAACGACCGGCAGCTCCTACTCGCGGAACCCGTTCGGCGAGAGTTCCATGCGCGACCGGGACGAAGACGAGCGCACCAGTTCGTTCGGCAGCACGAGGGAGACCGGGACTTCGACCTCGACGACCCCCAAGGGAAGCACGAGCGCCACCTTGAGCAAGGGGGAGAAAACCAACGGGGGGACCCTGAAGGACGATGTGACCATCACGGCCGACGAGATCCGGAACGCCTTGATCATCGACGCGGTGCCGTCGGACTATCGGGTCATTGCGGAGATCCTGAAAAAACTCGATATCCTGCCCCGTCAGGTGCTGATCGAGGCGACGATCGCCGAGATCACCCTCGACAAGAGCGACCAGCTCGGGGTGGAGTGGTCGTTCGGGAGCGCGGTCATCGGCAAACCGACCTCGTTCGCCGCCACGCTGGGCGCTTCAGGCCTGAAATACTCCCTGGGAGTGACCGAGAAATGGTACGCGGAGTTGAACGCCCTGGCATCCAAAAACAAGGTCAACGTCCTTTCCAGCCCGCACGTGCTCGCCTCGGACAACAAGGAGGCGCGTATGGACGTCTCCCGTGAAATCCCGGTGGCGAGCGCCTCCTACCGCTACAGCTCCAGCACGGATCCCGTGACCGAGACGAGCATCCAGTACCGGGACACCGGTGTCATCCTGACCGTGACGCCGCACATCAACGAGCGGGGTCTGGTGACGATGGAGATCAGCCAGGAGGTGAGCGACCAGAGCGAGGACGTGCAGGTGGCCGGCCAGAAATATCCATCCTTCTTCAAGCGGACGGTCAACACGACCCTGACGGTGAGGGACGGCCAAACCCTCGTTATAGGAGGGTTGATCAAGGACAAGGAGAGTTCATCCTTCGGAGGGGTGCCCTGCCTGATCAACGCGCCGGTGCTCCGCTACCTGACGGGGACGGGCTCGGAAAGCCTCGAGAAGACCGAACTCATCATCCTCATCACCCCCCGCGTCATCGTCAATGACGAAGATGTCGAGATCGTGACCACCGAGTTCAAGGACAAGGTCCGGCATGTGACCGAGCGCTTCCAGCATTAA
- a CDS encoding hypothetical protein (Evidence 5 : Unknown function) translates to MDYSGLYQRLSRLFGKVCQQFPDGFAPPPFQAYVELTYRCNLSCLFCQFREAPAEGSAGLELSSQRFEEALQAVPRGAVISFSGGEPTLKPGFLDLLRATSRRHRTHIFTNGTRLDRPTVKHLVDLGAPSILHNGLVLVGISFEGLKDTHNHLVDRSWAFDRTLAGIQNLLEERRRRGKRFPLVEIKAVLTPENLGEIEELFRLAKDLGADLFNPMAMNRMPHLGRIEGVSPSPWKSPPPVEPLPRAELQTTLESIFRQAGPIQIRTTPQGIGPKDFADYYNGAFRLQDYTCSFPWHGMTLTAHGDIYICPYLKVGNIQEDNWKEARNSQSARAFRKALGSRGVFPGCLGCCSLVRR, encoded by the coding sequence ATGGATTACTCCGGCCTCTATCAGCGACTTTCCAGGCTCTTCGGAAAGGTTTGCCAGCAATTTCCTGATGGCTTTGCTCCGCCGCCTTTTCAGGCTTATGTGGAGCTGACCTATCGCTGCAACCTTTCCTGCCTGTTTTGCCAGTTCCGTGAGGCGCCCGCTGAGGGTTCGGCCGGCCTTGAACTGTCTTCTCAGCGGTTCGAGGAAGCTCTCCAGGCGGTGCCGCGCGGCGCCGTCATCTCCTTTTCCGGGGGCGAGCCGACGCTCAAGCCCGGTTTTCTGGACCTCCTGAGGGCAACGTCCCGGCGGCACCGGACCCACATCTTCACGAACGGGACCCGCCTCGATCGCCCGACCGTCAAACACCTCGTCGATCTCGGTGCTCCGAGCATCCTCCATAACGGGCTGGTCCTCGTCGGCATCTCGTTCGAAGGCCTGAAAGACACCCACAACCATTTGGTTGATCGTTCCTGGGCCTTCGACCGGACGCTTGCGGGGATTCAGAACCTGTTGGAGGAACGGAGGCGGCGCGGGAAGCGCTTCCCCCTGGTCGAGATCAAGGCCGTGCTCACCCCTGAAAACCTTGGTGAAATCGAGGAGCTGTTTCGGCTCGCCAAGGACCTCGGGGCGGACCTCTTCAACCCGATGGCCATGAACAGGATGCCCCACCTCGGTCGCATCGAGGGGGTCAGCCCCTCCCCGTGGAAATCCCCCCCGCCGGTCGAACCTCTGCCGCGAGCGGAGCTGCAGACCACCCTCGAATCCATCTTTCGGCAGGCCGGGCCGATCCAGATCCGGACCACCCCTCAGGGGATCGGGCCGAAGGACTTCGCCGATTACTACAACGGCGCGTTTCGCCTCCAGGATTACACCTGTTCCTTCCCCTGGCATGGCATGACCCTGACGGCGCACGGCGACATCTACATCTGCCCGTATCTCAAGGTGGGAAATATTCAGGAAGACAACTGGAAGGAGGCGCGCAACAGCCAAAGCGCCAGGGCCTTCAGAAAGGCCTTGGGCAGCCGGGGCGTCTTCCCCGGCTGCCTCGGCTGCTGTTCGCTGGTGCGCCGCTGA
- a CDS encoding hypothetical protein (Evidence 5 : Unknown function), translating into MVNGFSLPVFKGPRLSFFPPRNFVMGGLLFSALLSIFLLFACSKEPRLDTSSPEALSARAAEYWQHRISLDFEKTYAMEEPESLRGASLSQYMRSFGSGAKWKEASVHSLKLKEDPSTAYVTMKIRYSWVFPNAREADPPTIESQLVDNWILRDNLWYHVFKWPFGNIPEAQDPSSKGSDKSNDKPSNPIAPGEPAPEGDGDK; encoded by the coding sequence GTGGTTAATGGTTTCTCTCTCCCCGTTTTTAAAGGCCCGCGGCTGTCCTTTTTTCCACCTCGAAATTTCGTCATGGGGGGCCTGCTCTTTTCAGCTCTTTTATCGATTTTTCTCTTATTCGCATGCTCGAAAGAACCCCGTCTTGACACCTCCAGCCCCGAGGCCCTTTCAGCCCGTGCAGCAGAGTACTGGCAGCATCGCATCAGCCTTGACTTTGAAAAGACCTATGCCATGGAAGAGCCTGAATCTCTTAGAGGGGCATCTCTTTCCCAATATATGCGATCCTTCGGGAGTGGCGCGAAGTGGAAGGAGGCATCGGTCCACTCTCTTAAACTTAAAGAGGACCCATCCACAGCCTACGTGACTATGAAAATCCGCTATTCATGGGTGTTTCCCAATGCGCGTGAGGCGGACCCTCCGACGATCGAGAGTCAGTTGGTCGATAATTGGATCCTGCGCGACAACCTCTGGTATCATGTCTTCAAATGGCCCTTCGGAAATATCCCTGAAGCCCAGGACCCTTCCAGCAAAGGCTCAGACAAATCAAATGACAAGCCTTCCAATCCTATTGCTCCCGGGGAGCCGGCTCCTGAAGGTGACGGAGACAAATGA
- a CDS encoding exported hypothetical protein (Evidence 5 : Unknown function) codes for MKKIFYCFLVLLLAVGFAAGNAMATSYDPIGKAGIPMTAPPTPMLWNHGNMGDALFGELYRGVSLDEVGDLNFVTFFTIENTSNYWVAAHVRLRAGRYSIEVKDFPILLSPRDVFWMQYQPVFENGELVDIVLWSADTKTLKYSGLVPWAAPDGTTWTKSLDTGLLEQFSKMRASYGWTEQSDLWLETTQGHVEVFGLFAFRASPAAVEGNTVQGLMGKLYANVAGSANCTEADANAYVTVDYNGYTDIFFSDVQNYLMGQVYLGDFSNGVYMGYPMRAIQNFRAQCTDFVFDQGFPVLADNEGPVHRDDIIRGWFSPRGIIVYGAYEDDPAYTDPDWATSFGPTWNDGDDWIHDGHRSHELADLYVQSYSLDEVDDAIIKSDIWGTYFNNTNNDTYTMAAVTFPTKYLHQFYDILSGLQGGVGQSAIYSYLKGSVGAWPVGFPADAQNVRQRLDVVEYALEMYVRFGLWDWNERPCRPEGSPFPNIRFPWEVTLVPIGAASQDALEKFCFLTLNTTDDCIDAPANIFPGGLFHMFNIVAAGADPRNYDYGGGYSEDYLQMRNAITPNYQPTMLFLNEFQAIPASVLLMDFNFENYDHSRALDPSWDNPGYSNATAGN; via the coding sequence ATGAAAAAGATTTTCTATTGTTTCCTCGTTTTGCTGCTGGCCGTCGGTTTCGCAGCGGGGAACGCCATGGCGACCTCGTACGATCCAATCGGCAAGGCCGGTATTCCCATGACCGCGCCTCCCACCCCGATGCTGTGGAACCATGGCAATATGGGTGACGCCCTCTTCGGCGAACTCTATCGCGGCGTCAGCCTCGATGAGGTCGGCGATCTCAATTTCGTCACCTTCTTCACCATTGAGAATACGTCCAATTACTGGGTCGCCGCCCACGTGCGGCTGCGCGCAGGACGGTACAGCATCGAAGTCAAGGACTTCCCGATCCTGTTGAGCCCCAGGGATGTCTTCTGGATGCAGTATCAGCCCGTGTTCGAAAACGGAGAACTGGTTGACATCGTTCTCTGGAGCGCGGACACCAAAACCCTCAAGTACAGCGGTCTGGTTCCTTGGGCTGCACCGGATGGCACCACCTGGACCAAGTCCCTCGATACCGGACTTCTGGAGCAGTTCTCCAAGATGCGTGCAAGCTATGGTTGGACCGAACAATCCGATCTTTGGCTCGAGACCACCCAGGGTCACGTCGAGGTCTTCGGCCTCTTCGCTTTCCGCGCTTCCCCGGCCGCTGTCGAGGGAAATACCGTTCAGGGACTGATGGGCAAACTCTATGCCAACGTGGCAGGTTCAGCGAACTGCACCGAGGCCGACGCGAACGCTTATGTCACCGTTGATTACAACGGTTACACCGACATCTTTTTCTCCGACGTGCAGAACTACCTCATGGGCCAGGTCTATCTCGGCGATTTCTCGAACGGCGTTTACATGGGCTACCCCATGCGCGCCATTCAGAACTTCCGCGCCCAGTGCACAGACTTCGTTTTCGATCAAGGCTTCCCGGTCCTGGCAGACAATGAAGGTCCTGTCCATCGCGACGACATCATCCGCGGCTGGTTCTCGCCTCGTGGAATCATCGTTTACGGCGCCTATGAGGATGATCCTGCCTACACCGACCCCGACTGGGCGACAAGCTTCGGTCCGACTTGGAATGACGGCGACGACTGGATCCATGACGGCCATAGGTCTCACGAGCTTGCGGACCTTTACGTTCAGTCTTACAGCCTCGACGAAGTCGACGATGCGATCATCAAGAGCGACATCTGGGGCACTTACTTCAATAACACGAACAACGATACCTACACCATGGCGGCTGTGACCTTCCCCACCAAGTACCTGCACCAGTTCTACGACATCCTGAGCGGTTTGCAGGGTGGCGTTGGTCAGTCTGCCATTTATAGCTACCTTAAGGGCTCCGTTGGTGCTTGGCCTGTCGGATTTCCCGCAGATGCCCAGAACGTGCGTCAGCGCCTCGACGTCGTAGAATACGCGCTGGAAATGTACGTCCGCTTCGGTCTCTGGGACTGGAATGAAAGGCCCTGCAGGCCCGAGGGGTCGCCTTTCCCGAATATCCGCTTCCCGTGGGAAGTGACCCTGGTTCCCATTGGTGCGGCGTCGCAGGATGCGCTTGAGAAGTTCTGCTTCCTGACCTTGAACACAACCGACGATTGCATCGATGCACCTGCCAATATCTTCCCCGGCGGCCTTTTCCACATGTTCAACATCGTGGCCGCCGGCGCTGATCCGCGTAATTACGATTACGGTGGTGGCTACTCCGAGGATTACCTCCAGATGAGAAATGCCATAACACCTAACTATCAGCCAACCATGCTTTTCTTGAACGAATTTCAAGCCATCCCAGCCTCGGTTCTGCTCATGGATTTCAACTTTGAAAACTATGATCACTCCAGGGCCTTGGATCCTTCCTGGGACAACCCGGGATATTCGAATGCTACTGCAGGTAACTAG
- a CDS encoding hypothetical protein (Evidence 5 : Unknown function) — MGILGNYRTERTDVKHFCARRAKNHDLEDLKRLMAA, encoded by the coding sequence ATGGGCATTTTGGGGAATTATCGCACGGAGCGCACAGATGTCAAGCATTTTTGCGCGCGGCGCGCCAAAAACCATGATCTAGAAGACCTAAAAAGACTCATGGCAGCATAA
- a CDS encoding conserved hypothetical protein (Evidence 4 : Unknown function but conserved in other organisms) has protein sequence MRVAILQPGYLPWMGYFDQMNQVDVFVHATDLQYTRQDWRSRNRIKTRTGWQWLTVPVHSKGNFFAPIHTIRVNNSTPWARKHLNLIREHYRTAPFFDRYFPVFEEALPRKWEYLLDLDLYFIDLFKDLLHIPTRCIDIRDLQLPQPLDRVQRIIQTCLRLQATLYLSGDAARTYLDESFFTPHEIVLQFHDMTHPVYPQLHGPFISHLSLIDLLFNCGPASASYLPSAAARSSVVTHPS, from the coding sequence GTGCGCGTAGCCATCCTCCAACCCGGGTATCTGCCGTGGATGGGCTACTTCGACCAGATGAACCAGGTCGATGTCTTCGTGCACGCCACGGATCTGCAGTACACCCGCCAGGACTGGCGCAGCCGGAACCGCATCAAGACCCGCACCGGCTGGCAGTGGCTCACCGTCCCCGTGCACTCCAAAGGGAATTTCTTCGCCCCCATCCACACCATCCGAGTCAACAACTCCACCCCCTGGGCCCGCAAGCACTTGAACCTCATCCGTGAACATTACCGGACCGCTCCCTTTTTCGACCGGTATTTTCCCGTCTTCGAGGAAGCGCTCCCCCGCAAATGGGAATATCTGCTGGACCTCGACCTTTATTTTATCGATCTTTTCAAGGATCTTCTCCACATTCCAACGCGCTGCATCGACATCCGCGACCTGCAGCTCCCTCAACCACTCGACCGCGTCCAGCGCATCATCCAAACATGCCTCCGTCTTCAGGCGACCCTATACCTCTCGGGAGACGCGGCCAGGACTTATCTCGACGAATCCTTTTTCACCCCCCACGAAATCGTCCTGCAATTCCACGACATGACCCACCCCGTCTACCCTCAACTCCATGGCCCCTTCATCTCCCACCTCTCCCTGATCGATCTTCTCTTCAACTGCGGTCCGGCGAGCGCCTCCTATCTCCCCTCCGCTGCCGCCCGATCATCTGTGGTCACCCACCCTTCCTGA
- a CDS encoding putative Asparagine synthase (glutamine-hydrolyzing) (Evidence 3 : Putative function from multiple computational evidences; Product type e : enzyme), translating into MDQICGLIDRTGRGPDNRVLEALKRPIAENRPSQDFFGGRWGISLVERRPNRAQPLDLQECFSKQGLLACVFFGDLHNSRNLCNAVGAAHTTPSPAQAVLEAYRRFGPSACSLLEGAFVLLLEDRTRGLCILARDKLGVFPLYVHSSDDRLLFASGLGPLVDSGLIELAPDTRSLADYLIFQFPLEHRTFFSGIRVLPPGSLCMVEDCGLRLEEAWSFEWQPLDEPAERYQDCLRQALQGAVTAADTLPHPVAHLSGGLDSSLLALLLSKRHPALETFSGVYPYGPAYDESPFASKVAEHCSLRHTEVHPGPEDVVRLLPEMVARLHEPVSDVAFSRYAVAKAIRGHAPEACTAFCGQGADELFGGYAFYQDFMDQRFPGGLPEQAYQRRRLFSPEQIRGILQPEAHGRLFGAYDPLAVYRLTFSDTGPILDRAAMADIRGFLPYWLQIESRIDAAVDLQPRFPFLHHDVRDLAAHIPPDLKIHDGAGKWILRQAFREDLPRDVLDHVKIGFRTPSGIWFKDALFDFASEALLSANPGHSSASALFEPGAVKDMLETNRQGRANLGWQIWTMLLFTLWLDRYFGGEPCA; encoded by the coding sequence GTGGATCAAATCTGCGGTCTGATCGATCGAACCGGCCGGGGACCGGACAACCGGGTCCTCGAGGCGCTGAAACGCCCCATCGCGGAGAACCGCCCCTCGCAGGATTTTTTTGGCGGCCGCTGGGGGATATCCCTTGTCGAACGTCGGCCCAACCGCGCACAGCCGCTTGATCTGCAGGAATGCTTTTCGAAGCAGGGCCTTCTCGCCTGTGTTTTTTTCGGCGACCTCCACAATTCCCGGAATCTCTGCAATGCCGTGGGCGCTGCACATACGACCCCTTCCCCGGCCCAGGCGGTCCTGGAGGCCTATCGCCGATTCGGCCCGAGCGCCTGCTCGCTCTTGGAAGGGGCCTTTGTCCTGCTGCTCGAAGACCGCACCCGGGGCCTTTGCATCCTGGCGCGCGACAAACTGGGGGTCTTCCCGCTCTACGTCCATTCCTCCGACGACCGGCTCCTGTTTGCTTCCGGCCTCGGACCGCTGGTCGACTCAGGCCTCATCGAGTTAGCGCCTGACACCCGGTCCCTGGCCGACTACCTCATCTTCCAGTTCCCGCTGGAGCACCGGACCTTCTTCTCCGGGATACGGGTCTTGCCCCCCGGAAGCCTCTGCATGGTCGAAGACTGCGGGCTACGCCTCGAGGAGGCCTGGAGCTTCGAATGGCAGCCCTTGGACGAGCCCGCCGAGCGGTACCAAGACTGCCTGCGCCAGGCCCTCCAAGGCGCGGTGACGGCCGCCGACACCCTGCCGCATCCGGTCGCCCACCTGAGCGGCGGACTCGACAGCAGCCTCCTCGCCCTTCTTCTCTCGAAGCGCCACCCCGCGCTCGAGACCTTTTCAGGCGTCTACCCGTACGGTCCGGCCTACGACGAAAGCCCCTTCGCCTCCAAGGTCGCCGAACATTGCAGCCTCCGGCACACGGAGGTGCACCCCGGCCCTGAGGACGTCGTCCGGCTCCTGCCGGAGATGGTCGCACGCCTCCACGAACCGGTGAGCGACGTCGCTTTTTCCCGCTACGCCGTCGCAAAGGCCATCCGGGGCCATGCACCGGAGGCCTGCACCGCCTTCTGCGGCCAGGGCGCCGATGAACTGTTCGGCGGCTACGCCTTCTATCAGGACTTCATGGATCAGCGCTTCCCGGGCGGCCTTCCGGAGCAAGCCTACCAGCGGCGGCGCCTCTTCTCCCCCGAGCAGATCCGCGGCATCCTGCAACCGGAAGCCCACGGAAGGCTTTTCGGAGCCTATGACCCTTTGGCCGTCTACCGGCTGACCTTCAGCGACACCGGACCGATCCTCGACCGAGCCGCCATGGCCGACATCAGGGGCTTCCTCCCCTACTGGCTCCAGATCGAGAGCCGGATCGACGCCGCCGTCGATCTTCAGCCGCGCTTCCCCTTCCTGCATCATGACGTGCGGGACCTCGCGGCGCACATCCCCCCCGACCTGAAGATCCACGACGGCGCCGGCAAATGGATCCTTCGGCAGGCCTTCCGCGAAGACCTCCCGAGGGACGTCCTGGACCACGTCAAGATCGGTTTTCGAACCCCTTCGGGGATCTGGTTCAAAGACGCGCTCTTCGACTTCGCCTCCGAAGCCCTTTTATCGGCGAACCCGGGGCATTCCTCCGCCTCCGCCCTCTTCGAGCCCGGTGCCGTCAAGGACATGCTGGAGACCAACCGCCAGGGGCGGGCAAACCTCGGCTGGCAAATCTGGACCATGCTTCTCTTCACACTCTGGCTGGACCGGTATTTCGGGGGCGAACCGTGCGCGTAG
- a CDS encoding putative 3-demethylubiquinol 3-O-methyltransferase (Evidence 3 : Putative function from multiple computational evidences; Product type e : enzyme), which produces MEETRRPAQPNKPFLHRKAREASERDKGSSFLSLPDWDRVAASIGESLGKPDFDYFRNDKLDCYETFYFADEAPASMVLDVGCGPGHFMLFAARNGAKVTGLDASAGMLRLTRQRLESAGFDGLLLQTDLDTGLPFQEATFDLAVCESVLNHIRRPAAVLQETFRVLKKGGTFVLDVSNAWGLPWRTAIRLAQWTGSYPEGRIHWLTPRRTERLVEDAGFRIQETRGLHLIPPPRFTSIGFRSRPLLPPAAGQRLERLFYRLNQTLERSAPFKHVCFKYLIKSRKP; this is translated from the coding sequence ATGGAAGAGACCCGCCGCCCCGCTCAACCGAACAAGCCGTTTCTCCACCGGAAGGCACGCGAAGCCTCCGAGCGGGACAAAGGATCTTCCTTCCTCTCCCTGCCGGATTGGGACCGCGTGGCCGCCTCGATCGGCGAGAGCCTCGGTAAACCCGATTTCGATTATTTCCGGAACGACAAGCTCGATTGCTACGAAACCTTCTATTTCGCCGATGAGGCCCCTGCCTCCATGGTCCTCGACGTAGGGTGCGGCCCCGGGCACTTCATGCTCTTCGCCGCCCGGAACGGAGCCAAGGTGACGGGCCTGGACGCCTCGGCCGGCATGCTCCGGCTCACCCGTCAGCGCCTCGAGTCAGCCGGTTTCGACGGGCTCCTGCTTCAGACGGATCTCGATACGGGACTCCCTTTCCAGGAAGCGACATTCGACCTGGCGGTCTGCGAGTCGGTACTGAACCACATCAGGCGCCCGGCGGCCGTGCTCCAAGAGACCTTCCGCGTCTTGAAAAAGGGCGGCACGTTCGTGCTGGACGTCTCCAACGCCTGGGGCCTTCCCTGGCGCACGGCCATCCGGCTCGCGCAGTGGACGGGCAGCTACCCCGAAGGCCGCATCCATTGGTTGACCCCGCGCCGCACCGAGCGGCTGGTCGAGGACGCCGGCTTCAGGATCCAAGAGACCCGCGGCCTGCACCTGATCCCCCCGCCGCGCTTCACCTCGATCGGTTTCCGCTCGAGGCCGCTCCTGCCGCCCGCCGCAGGACAACGCCTGGAGCGCCTTTTCTACCGCCTGAACCAGACGCTCGAACGGTCGGCCCCTTTCAAACACGTCTGCTTCAAATACCTGATCAAATCCCGGAAACCCTGA
- a CDS encoding hypothetical protein (Evidence 5 : Unknown function) — protein sequence MVIRDSFDSCDPCRQPASNRTSARGSFLFSGQACGAQGAFRSEAAPNRKGSIRLNHNIEDPRIQMVLGGDPVSGDKRKEDGARHGRFNAPVLLRRCCARFAVRRSFFPAGWRFIGGAGRLHRPTRIFPWRVEGHFATSRRSGVSGTIEDGSAVLVPGLQAVRAHEPKDPGDQAARQTARVG from the coding sequence ATGGTGATCCGGGATTCTTTCGATTCTTGCGATCCTTGCCGGCAACCGGCGTCGAACCGGACGTCTGCAAGAGGGTCGTTCCTCTTTTCCGGACAGGCCTGCGGCGCACAGGGAGCCTTTCGCTCAGAGGCCGCGCCGAACCGGAAAGGATCGATTCGGCTGAACCATAACATTGAAGATCCACGAATACAAATGGTATTGGGTGGGGATCCTGTCAGCGGAGATAAGCGAAAAGAAGATGGTGCCCGGCACGGCAGGTTCAACGCCCCCGTCTTGCTTAGGCGCTGTTGCGCCCGGTTTGCTGTCCGTCGGTCATTTTTCCCTGCCGGGTGGAGGTTCATTGGCGGAGCAGGTCGACTGCATCGGCCTACCCGAATTTTTCCCTGGCGGGTGGAGGGGCATTTTGCTACAAGCAGGCGTAGCGGCGTGTCTGGAACGATCGAGGACGGTTCGGCGGTCCTGGTCCCGGGGCTTCAGGCCGTGAGGGCGCATGAGCCGAAAGACCCCGGCGATCAAGCGGCCAGGCAGACCGCCCGGGTGGGGTGA